One window of the Bacillus sp. (in: firmicutes) genome contains the following:
- a CDS encoding helix-turn-helix domain-containing protein: MTKQNKAFKFRLLPNKEQAVLLAKTFGCVRFV, from the coding sequence ATGACCAAGCAAAATAAAGCTTTTAAATTTCGTTTGTTGCCAAACAAGGAACAGGCAGTCCTATTAGCCAAAACATTTGGCTGTGTTCGTTTTGT
- the tnpA gene encoding IS200/IS605 family transposase, whose amino-acid sequence MKLDSNNHSVFLMHYHLVLVVKYRRQVFDSEVSDFAKEMFAEIGNKYNISLVEWNHDKDHIHILFKAHPNSELSKFINAYKSASSRLIKRDFPHIRKKLWKEMFWSRSFCLLTTGGAPIDTIKKYIENQGQK is encoded by the coding sequence ATGAAATTAGATAGCAATAATCACTCAGTGTTTTTGATGCACTATCATCTTGTACTGGTTGTGAAATATCGCAGACAGGTGTTTGACAGCGAGGTATCTGATTTTGCAAAAGAAATGTTCGCTGAGATTGGAAACAAATACAATATTTCTTTAGTGGAATGGAATCACGATAAAGACCATATCCACATCCTATTCAAAGCACATCCCAACTCTGAATTATCAAAGTTCATCAATGCTTATAAGAGTGCTAGTTCTCGATTGATAAAGAGAGACTTTCCGCATATCAGAAAAAAACTTTGGAAAGAGATGTTCTGGTCAAGGAGTTTTTGCTTACTTACAACAGGCGGTGCTCCAATAGATACCATCAAAAAATATATTGAAAATCAAGGTCAAAAGTGA
- a CDS encoding pyridoxamine 5'-phosphate oxidase family protein: MAVLTTEMKEMVSNYQCFIGTVSKDGYQNIGPKMSTRIFDDETLIFNEGTGGATYQNILDGSNVVVAVVNRELPDGYRFIGKPEVQSSGEIYEKAAAFSEQMGKPRPKAVILTDFRKKSPILKEYGGR, encoded by the coding sequence ATGGCAGTTCTTACTACTGAGATGAAAGAAATGGTTAGCAATTACCAATGCTTCATTGGTACTGTAAGTAAAGATGGTTACCAAAACATCGGTCCAAAAATGTCAACAAGGATTTTTGACGATGAAACATTAATTTTTAACGAAGGAACTGGCGGGGCTACATACCAAAATATTTTAGATGGTTCTAATGTTGTTGTTGCTGTTGTTAACAGGGAGCTTCCTGATGGCTATCGTTTTATTGGTAAACCGGAAGTTCAATCTAGCGGTGAAATTTATGAAAAAGCAGCTGCATTTTCAGAACAAATGGGTAAACCACGTCCAAAAGCAGTTATTTTAACGGATTTTCGAAAGAAGTCTCCCATCCTCAAGGAATATGGGGGGCGATAG
- a CDS encoding Lrp/AsnC family transcriptional regulator produces the protein MDIETLDSLDKQILNKLQKEFPLVAQPFKVIAKELNTNEENVLTRIQNMKGSLIRQISAIFDTKSLGYESSLVAAKIKPGFIDEAAAVINEHPCVSHNYARNHEFNLWFTIAVPPHSKLGLKETVQILGELAPGVESIRLLPTLKLFKIGVYFDMEKAVSKDKEKPVYNEDSMKAVNQEISEKERLMIRELQKDLPIIANPFEEWAQNASVSVEQLLKTAEKFIELGQMRRFAALLHHRKAGFKANGMGIWAVPNDMVEEIGAKMASFKAVSHCYKRPTYPDWPYNIFTMVHGKDREECETVLQAIEDEVGIKDRDVLYSSKQYRKIRLPYFTPEVDEWEQRVIERGKHFRCDKVH, from the coding sequence GTGGATATTGAAACTTTAGATAGTCTAGATAAGCAAATATTGAATAAGCTTCAAAAGGAATTTCCGCTTGTAGCGCAACCTTTTAAAGTGATTGCCAAAGAGTTAAATACGAATGAAGAAAATGTATTAACGCGGATCCAAAACATGAAAGGATCATTAATCCGACAAATCTCCGCTATTTTTGATACAAAATCGTTAGGCTATGAATCCAGTCTTGTTGCTGCAAAAATCAAGCCGGGATTTATTGATGAAGCTGCGGCAGTCATCAATGAGCATCCATGTGTGTCTCATAATTATGCTCGCAACCATGAGTTTAATTTATGGTTTACGATTGCAGTTCCACCACATAGTAAACTAGGGCTGAAGGAAACTGTGCAAATACTTGGTGAGCTTGCACCTGGAGTAGAATCAATTCGCCTATTACCGACACTAAAGCTGTTCAAAATCGGTGTTTATTTTGATATGGAAAAGGCAGTTTCAAAGGATAAGGAAAAGCCTGTTTACAATGAGGATAGTATGAAAGCTGTAAACCAGGAGATTTCAGAGAAAGAAAGATTGATGATTCGTGAGCTTCAAAAGGATCTACCAATCATCGCAAATCCTTTTGAAGAATGGGCACAAAATGCTAGTGTATCTGTTGAACAATTATTAAAAACAGCAGAGAAATTTATTGAATTAGGCCAGATGAGAAGATTTGCTGCCTTGCTACATCACCGCAAAGCTGGATTCAAGGCAAATGGGATGGGCATTTGGGCTGTTCCAAATGATATGGTTGAGGAAATTGGAGCCAAGATGGCATCCTTTAAAGCGGTTAGTCATTGCTATAAACGCCCAACATATCCTGATTGGCCCTATAATATTTTCACAATGGTCCATGGGAAGGATAGAGAAGAATGTGAAACTGTCCTCCAGGCCATTGAAGATGAAGTTGGCATCAAAGACCGTGATGTCCTCTATTCTTCAAAGCAATACCGAAAAATTCGCCTTCCCTACTTTACTCCTGAAGTTGATGAATGGGAACAAAGGGTTATCGAACGAGGAAAGCACTTTAGGTGTGATAAAGTACATTGA
- a CDS encoding antibiotic biosynthesis monooxygenase: MIITTFRIAVPEENAVGFEQKFSNRSKLVDQAPGFISFKLLKTKTTAGLEYILLTEWESREDHENWVRSRAHSKIHEAKTHNPLPGGITEVFEIICN, translated from the coding sequence ATGATTATTACAACATTTCGGATAGCAGTGCCTGAGGAAAATGCGGTAGGGTTTGAACAAAAATTTAGCAATCGTTCTAAATTAGTTGACCAAGCCCCAGGTTTTATTTCTTTTAAATTATTAAAAACAAAAACAACCGCAGGGCTAGAATATATTCTTTTAACAGAATGGGAAAGTCGAGAAGATCATGAGAATTGGGTGAGAAGCCGAGCGCACTCCAAAATTCACGAGGCTAAAACCCATAACCCGTTGCCAGGGGGCATAACTGAGGTATTCGAAATAATTTGTAACTAA
- a CDS encoding radical SAM protein yields MIDVTKLVSGIDNRPRKLRYESDENKRARKPHPDGKPDLIPLVEWNTTAYCNLACKHCYYGAVKEPLPGELTHEQGKALIDHLAEMGVPVLVFSGGEPLLRGDNIELGKYALSKGIRPVMSSNGTLFTKEKAKQVVEAGFKYIGISLDGIGETNNFFRGGSNAYETALNGVRNLKAEGMSVGLRYAMTKHTIKDLPAIIDLAIEEDVDRLNIFHLIYSGRGKNLTDDDISLEETRKAVDHIYEKAKEIAVTHPAFQILTAGNYCDAPYMYMKLEKDSPEWAKEAYKLLFAKDAGRIVKQGDGGPKLVSIDHKGNVHPSMFLATYTFGNVKEQKLADILKNSKLFEDLSYPEENIMGRCSKCKWLSVCGGNSRARADAVYEDLWASDPRCYLTDEEIGLNNLFENAGSLS; encoded by the coding sequence ATGATTGATGTTACGAAATTAGTCTCAGGAATCGATAATCGTCCCAGAAAGCTTCGTTATGAATCTGATGAAAATAAACGAGCACGCAAGCCACATCCAGATGGAAAGCCGGATTTAATTCCTTTAGTTGAATGGAATACGACTGCATACTGTAATTTAGCATGTAAACATTGCTATTACGGAGCGGTTAAAGAGCCGCTTCCAGGTGAGCTGACACATGAACAAGGAAAAGCATTAATTGACCATTTGGCTGAAATGGGAGTTCCTGTCTTAGTTTTTTCAGGTGGGGAGCCGCTTTTACGTGGCGACAATATTGAACTAGGGAAATATGCGCTTTCAAAAGGCATTCGGCCTGTCATGAGTTCAAATGGTACGCTATTCACGAAGGAAAAGGCAAAACAGGTTGTTGAAGCAGGGTTTAAGTATATTGGTATCAGCCTAGATGGTATTGGCGAGACAAACAACTTTTTTCGGGGTGGTTCAAACGCCTATGAAACTGCATTAAACGGTGTCCGAAATTTAAAAGCGGAAGGTATGTCAGTTGGATTAAGATATGCGATGACAAAGCATACAATTAAAGATTTACCTGCAATCATCGATTTGGCAATAGAAGAAGATGTCGACCGCCTTAATATATTCCATTTAATTTATTCCGGTAGAGGGAAAAATTTAACAGATGACGACATTAGCCTTGAAGAAACTCGAAAAGCAGTTGACCATATTTACGAAAAAGCAAAAGAAATAGCGGTCACACATCCTGCTTTCCAAATTTTAACAGCTGGCAATTATTGTGATGCTCCATATATGTACATGAAATTGGAAAAAGATAGTCCGGAATGGGCTAAAGAAGCATATAAGCTTTTATTTGCAAAAGATGCTGGGCGCATTGTCAAACAAGGTGATGGCGGACCGAAACTTGTTAGTATTGACCATAAGGGAAATGTTCATCCGAGCATGTTTTTAGCAACATATACATTTGGTAATGTAAAAGAACAAAAATTAGCGGATATCCTTAAAAACTCGAAGCTATTTGAGGATTTAAGTTATCCTGAAGAAAATATCATGGGCCGTTGCAGCAAGTGTAAGTGGCTCTCGGTTTGTGGAGGGAACTCTAGGGCAAGGGCAGATGCTGTATATGAGGATTTATGGGCATCAGATCCACGCTGTTATTTAACAGATGAAGAAATTGGCTTAAATAATCTTTTCGAAAATGCAGGGAGTCTTTCATGA
- the cobA gene encoding uroporphyrinogen-III C-methyltransferase, with amino-acid sequence MNKGKVYLVGAGPGDPKLITVRGLECIQQADVIIYDRLVNSTLLDNAPKTTEFIFCGKFPHHHVIRQEAINELLVEKALEGKNVTRLKGGDPCVFGRAGEEAEALVLRNIPFEIVPGITAGIAASAYAGIPVTHRDFCTSFAMVTGHLSDEKLEDAKKWKALATGIDTIAFYMGMSNISLITNNLIKYGKDPKTPVAIIRWGTTEHQETYIGTLENIATKVNQYGIKNPAIVLVGEVVNLRNKIQWFEEVVISVKAQ; translated from the coding sequence ATGAACAAAGGTAAAGTTTATCTTGTTGGTGCTGGACCTGGAGACCCAAAGCTAATTACAGTTCGCGGCTTAGAGTGTATTCAACAAGCAGATGTGATTATTTATGATCGACTAGTCAATTCAACACTATTAGATAATGCACCGAAAACGACTGAATTTATTTTTTGTGGCAAGTTTCCACATCATCATGTCATTCGCCAAGAAGCTATTAACGAACTTTTAGTTGAGAAAGCATTAGAGGGAAAGAATGTTACGCGTTTAAAGGGAGGAGACCCTTGTGTATTTGGACGTGCTGGGGAAGAAGCGGAAGCATTGGTATTACGAAATATCCCATTTGAAATCGTTCCAGGCATTACAGCTGGTATTGCTGCTTCAGCCTATGCTGGTATACCAGTTACACATAGAGACTTCTGTACGTCCTTTGCTATGGTTACAGGACACTTAAGTGATGAAAAACTAGAAGACGCAAAAAAATGGAAGGCACTTGCAACTGGTATTGATACGATTGCCTTTTATATGGGAATGAGCAATATTTCACTAATAACGAACAACTTAATAAAGTACGGGAAGGATCCTAAAACACCTGTAGCAATTATCCGCTGGGGTACGACCGAACACCAAGAAACATATATTGGAACACTCGAAAATATAGCAACAAAGGTCAATCAATATGGCATCAAAAATCCAGCCATTGTGTTGGTAGGCGAGGTTGTCAACCTCAGAAATAAAATCCAGTGGTTTGAAGAAGTGGTAATATCCGTGAAAGCACAATAA
- a CDS encoding sirohydrochlorin chelatase translates to MEAILFIAHGSKKAACNNEIKYFIAALKSKLNSKNIELCYIEFAQPLIQEGIDNCAQKGCTKIIAMPLLLSDAGHAKEDIPKEIETAKIKFPQIEFCYGKPIGLHDKMHEILLTRLQETKCIIDQNTAVILVAKGSRFESANNDLRIISKQFRSYCEAGIVKASFLSMTFPKLQDVIDECIAEGATKFVILPYILFQGLLIRKIAEYINELTMKYPSHTFLTANHIGSHSLLYEIIKERIEEVQLERRGLQL, encoded by the coding sequence ATGGAAGCGATCTTGTTCATTGCACATGGAAGTAAAAAAGCTGCATGTAATAATGAAATCAAATATTTTATAGCTGCATTAAAGAGTAAATTAAACTCAAAAAATATTGAGCTGTGCTATATAGAGTTTGCACAGCCATTGATACAAGAAGGCATTGATAATTGTGCCCAAAAGGGTTGTACTAAAATTATTGCAATGCCACTATTACTATCAGATGCAGGACATGCAAAGGAAGATATTCCAAAAGAAATAGAAACAGCTAAAATCAAGTTTCCGCAAATTGAATTCTGTTATGGCAAACCTATTGGACTCCATGATAAGATGCACGAAATATTGTTAACTAGATTACAAGAAACAAAATGTATAATTGATCAAAATACAGCCGTTATTCTTGTGGCCAAAGGTTCAAGGTTTGAATCGGCAAATAACGATCTTCGCATTATTTCAAAACAGTTTAGAAGTTATTGTGAGGCGGGGATTGTAAAAGCCTCATTTTTGAGTATGACTTTTCCGAAATTGCAAGATGTTATTGACGAGTGCATTGCTGAGGGAGCAACAAAATTTGTTATCCTTCCGTATATATTGTTTCAAGGTTTATTAATAAGAAAAATTGCAGAATACATTAATGAATTAACGATGAAGTATCCAAGCCATACTTTTTTAACTGCTAATCATATAGGTTCCCATTCATTATTGTATGAAATCATCAAAGAACGCATTGAAGAAGTTCAATTAGAACGTAGGGGGCTGCAATTATGA
- the tnpB gene encoding IS66 family insertion sequence element accessory protein TnpB, which produces MSFQLDSFSSNLFVFCNRKRDKLKILHWDHNGFWLYYRRLEKGVFQWPDEQTSNPQCISPHQFNWLLDGLSLEQ; this is translated from the coding sequence ATGAGTTTTCAATTAGATTCCTTCTCTTCCAATCTATTTGTGTTTTGTAATCGCAAGCGAGATAAGTTGAAAATTCTTCATTGGGACCATAATGGCTTTTGGTTGTACTATCGGAGACTTGAAAAAGGAGTTTTTCAGTGGCCTGATGAACAAACATCCAATCCTCAATGCATCAGTCCCCACCAATTCAACTGGTTACTTGATGGGCTATCACTCGAACAATAG
- a CDS encoding spore coat protein translates to MFQDKEMVSDYLAGLNASLTGYAHMISEANNSELRQTLIQMRNQDESRQRTLYSYALQKGYYQPAAPASDQVIQQLKSQLMQGQ, encoded by the coding sequence ATGTTTCAGGATAAGGAAATGGTGAGCGATTATTTAGCAGGTCTAAATGCGAGCTTAACAGGATATGCCCATATGATTAGTGAAGCCAATAATTCCGAATTACGACAAACATTAATCCAAATGAGAAATCAGGATGAATCTCGTCAAAGAACTCTATATAGTTATGCACTGCAAAAGGGCTATTATCAGCCAGCTGCGCCTGCTTCAGATCAAGTGATTCAACAGCTTAAATCACAATTAATGCAAGGGCAGTAA